Part of the Longimicrobium sp. genome is shown below.
AGGAGATGGACGCCGCCGCGGCCGAATCCCCATCTCTCGAAACCACGCTCGTCTTCGGCTCCGGCGCGGCGGATTCGCTGGAGCGGCGGATGGAACTCGCGTCCGCCGATTTCGCGAACGTGCCGACATCGGCCGAGGACGTCGCTCTCATCGCCTTCACCTCCGGCACCACGGGGCAGCCGAAGGGGACGATGCACGTCCACCGCGACCTGCTGGCCAGCGCCGACACCTTCTCCGCGCACGTCCTTCGGCCGGACGCCGATGACGTCTTCTGCGGCTCGCCGCCGCTGGCGTTCACCTTCGGGCTCGGCGGCTACGTGATGTTCCCCATGCGCGTCGGCGCGGCCACGGTGATGCTGGAGCAGGCCAGCCCGCCGCACCTGCTGCAGGGGATCCAGGACTTCGGCGCCACCGTCTGCTTCACCGCGCCGACGGCGTACAGGGCGATGGCGGGGTTGGCGAAGGACTACGATCTCCGCTCGCTGCGGAAGTGCGTCTCCGCGGGCGAGCCGCTTCCCGCCGCCACCTTCGAGGCGTGGCGCCAGGCCACCGGCATCGGGATCATCGACGGGATCGGCAGCACGGAGATGCTGCACATCTTCATCTCCTCCTCCGGCAACGACATCCGCCCCGGCTCCACCGGCCGTGCGGTCCCCGGCTACCGCGCGCGCGTGGTGGACGACGCCGGGCGCGAGGTCCCCACCGGCCACTCCGGGCGGCTGCAGGTGGTGGGGCCGACGGGATGCCGGTACCTGGCCGATCCGGAGCGGCAGCGCGCGTACGTGCAGGACGGCTGGAACGTCACCGGCGACACCTACGTGGTGGACGCGGAGGGCTACTTCTGGTACCAGGCGCGCAACGACGACATGATCATCTCCGCCGGCTACAACATCGCCGGGCCCGAGGTGGAGAACTGCCTGCTGGAGCACCCCGCCGTCCTCGAATGCGCGGTCGTCGCCGCGCCCGACCCCGAGCGCGGCAACGTGGTGAAGGCGTTCGTCGTGCTGCGCGAGGGATGGACGGGAGATGACGGATTGGTGAAGACGCTGCAGGACTGGGCGAAGCAGAAGATCGCACCGTACAAATATCCGCGCCGCATCGAGTTCGTCGCTTCGCTCCCGCGCACGCAGACGGGGAAGCTGCAGCGCTTCCGCCTGCGCCAGCAGGAAGGCACGGCCGCGACGTGAGCCAGTTGTCTGATCGGGATTTCGCGACGATGCGAGTGAACTCGCGGCTACAACCACACGCAGTCCGCCTTCGCGGACTTCACGACGCGGCGGCCGACTGCGGCGCGCCCAGCACAGATCGGCGGGCGGTATGAGTGGCGGCTTGCCGGAGATCCTGCACCCGGCCGGATGGGCGCCCGCGCGCGGGTACGCGAACGGCGTCGCGGCGGAGGGGCGGCTCGTCTTCATCGCCGGACAGGTGGGATGGAATCCCGCGACGGGGGAGTTCGAGACGGACGAGTTCGCCGCGCAGGCGGCGCAGGCGCTGCGGAACGTCGCCCGGGTTCTCGCCGAGGCGGGCGCGGAGCCGCGCCACGTGACGCGGATGACGTGGTACGTCACCGACCGCCGCGAGTACCTGGACTCCGCGCGCGAGCTCGGCGCCGCCTACCGCGAGGTGTTCGGCCGCCACTTCCCCGCGATGAGCGCCGTCATCGTCGCCGGCCTCGTCGAGGAGCGCGCCAAGGTCGAGATCGAGGCGACGGCCGTCATCCCCATCGCCTGAAAGAAACAGAAAGTCTCACGCAGAGGGCGCAGAGGCCGCGGAGAAGATTCTTCTGCGACCTCTGCGCCCTCTGCGTGAGACCAAAGATCGTTTGCTAGCGACCTGCCGCTGGGACTTCGCGCGGCAGCGTCTCCGGCATGTCCGCCACGACGTAGGCCGCCACCGCCATCGCGGCGATGCAGCGCGCCATCTCGTTGGGATCGAGCTTGTCGATGGTGTCGGCGCTGCTGTGGTGGTACCAGAAGTACTTCGTGCCGTCCACGTCCAGCGCCAGCCCGGGCACCCCCAGCGCGATCATCGGCCCCACGTCGGCCTCGCCGTCGCCCTTCTCCATCCGCGTGGCGCCGACCGGCTCCAGCAGGCGCGCCACCTGCCGCATCAGCGCCAGCGCCGAGTCCGGGCCCTGGAAGCGGAAGCCGTTCGGGCGGAAGACGCCGTTGTCGCTCTCGATGGCCAGCATGTGCCGGTCCATCTGCGCCCGGTGCGCGTCGCGGTAGCCGGCGCCGCCGCGCACGCCGTTCTCCTCGTTGGTCCACGCTACCACGCGCACCGTCCGCCGCGGCCGCAGCCCGAGCGCTTTCATCAGCCGCACGGCCTCCCACGCGGCCACCACCCCGCCGCCGTCGTCCATCGCCCCCGTCCCCACGTCCCACGAGTCCAGGTGGCCGCTGACGACGACGACCTCGTCCGGCCGTT
Proteins encoded:
- a CDS encoding benzoate-CoA ligase family protein translates to MLAAEPAPVAAPTAHEDTFARDHLPPPDQWPVLDLSGVPHLAGRARINAAEEFLDAMCAAGHADRPALLAPGVRWTYAELTERANRIAGVLQGAGLVPGNRVLLRGYNSPLTFAAWFGVLKAGGIVVATMPLLRARELTAIIAKAQVRFALCDARLTEEMDAAAAESPSLETTLVFGSGAADSLERRMELASADFANVPTSAEDVALIAFTSGTTGQPKGTMHVHRDLLASADTFSAHVLRPDADDVFCGSPPLAFTFGLGGYVMFPMRVGAATVMLEQASPPHLLQGIQDFGATVCFTAPTAYRAMAGLAKDYDLRSLRKCVSAGEPLPAATFEAWRQATGIGIIDGIGSTEMLHIFISSSGNDIRPGSTGRAVPGYRARVVDDAGREVPTGHSGRLQVVGPTGCRYLADPERQRAYVQDGWNVTGDTYVVDAEGYFWYQARNDDMIISAGYNIAGPEVENCLLEHPAVLECAVVAAPDPERGNVVKAFVVLREGWTGDDGLVKTLQDWAKQKIAPYKYPRRIEFVASLPRTQTGKLQRFRLRQQEGTAAT
- a CDS encoding RidA family protein — its product is MPEILHPAGWAPARGYANGVAAEGRLVFIAGQVGWNPATGEFETDEFAAQAAQALRNVARVLAEAGAEPRHVTRMTWYVTDRREYLDSARELGAAYREVFGRHFPAMSAVIVAGLVEERAKVEIEATAVIPIA